The following proteins are encoded in a genomic region of Alosa alosa isolate M-15738 ecotype Scorff River chromosome 10, AALO_Geno_1.1, whole genome shotgun sequence:
- the errfi1a gene encoding ERBB receptor feedback inhibitor 1a yields MRPDCSWSMSTAGLTAQEVCLPSQALFLRGSHCHSMAGTKPSWNPSHDYNNLYFSPDTKVDYSLQSQQQVPCLSSVEKSRPLLRNSPSVQRLPLKKFRPSQLTLSSSNEPLTPSPVEDDQVVPSFQRLSVCDRVSPPQTPSRATKPLPPLPGTADLSSSDQAMDSEGGFFAADDSCSLVPEPCANKPSPFRYGAPSRRSFRGRGMINYAYHEGPSVQQRQPHPQTVQQQQQHHQHPQQHRWQDKDLPEQQQHQTQHQHQHQNQHQQPQDRTIRKLRRSHSGPAGSFNKPTSLRLSCPHRNGPDLDKPEIPPRAPIPPRPVKTADYRRWSAEVSSGAYSDEDRPPKVPPREPLSSTGSGGGTSTRTPSPKSLPTYFNGIMPPTQSFAPDPKYVSRGLQRQNSEGSPCILPVMENGHKASNTHYFLLPKRPAYLDKLEKFLTDPPAGRGGEPASRSDGDGQSKWRTPIDLV; encoded by the exons ATGCGACCCGATTGCAGCTGGAGTATGTCCACTGCAGGCTTGACTGCCCAGGAAGTCTGTTTACCCTCGCAAGCGCTCTTCCTGCGGGGCAGCCATTGTCACAGCATGGCCGGAACTAAGCCTTCCTGGAATCCCTCACATGACTATAACAA CCTGTATTTCAGCCCGGACACCAAAGTGGATTACAGTCTACAGTCACAGCAGCAGGTCCCCTGCCTCTCATCTGTAGAAA AATCGCGACCACTGCTCCGGAACAGTCCATCAGTTCAGAGGCTGCCCCTAAAGAAGTTCCGGCCCTCTCAGCTTACCTTGTCTTCCAGCAACGAGCCCCTCACGCCCAGCCCCGTGGAAGATGACCAGGTGGTGCCCTCCTTCCAGCGCCTGTCTGTCTGCGACCGTGTCAGCCCACCACAGACACCTAGCCGTGCCACCAAGCCCCTACCCCCTCTGCCCGGCACAGCGGACTTGTCCTCGTCAGACCAGGCCATGGACAGCGAGGGGGGCTTCTTCGCCGCGGACGACAGCTGCAGCCTGGTGCCCGAGCCATGTGCCAACAAGCCATCACCCTTCCGCTACGGGGCACCCAGTCGGAGGAGTTTCCGGGGCCGCGGGATGATTAACTATGCGTACCACGAAGGACCGTCGGTCCAGCAGAGGCAACCTCATCCACAGACagtgcagcaacagcagcagcatcatcaGCATCCACAACAGCACAGGTGGCAGGACAAGGATCTACCtgaacagcagcagcatcagactCAAcaccagcatcagcatcagaaTCAGCACCAACAGCCGCAGGACCGTACCATCCGCAAGCTGCGCCGCTCTCACTCGGGGCCTGCCGGATCCTTCAACAAGCCCACGTCGCTGCGCCTGTCCTGTCCCCACCGCAATGGCCCGGACCTGGATAAACCAGAGATCCCTCCCCGAGCACCAATCCCGCCGCGGCCCGTCAAGACCGCTGATTACCGCCGCTGGTCCGCCGAGGTCTCCTCAGGGGCCTACAGCGACGAGGATCGGCCGCCGAAGGTCCCGCCACGGGAGCCTCTGTCCAGCACAGGTAGCGGCGGTGGCACAAGCACCCGAACACCCAGCCCCAAATCCCTGCCCACGTACTTCAACGGCATCATGCCGCCCACGCAGAGCTTTGCGCCTGACCCCAAGTACGTAAGCCGAGGGCTGCAGCGGCAGAACAGCGAGGGCTCGCCCTGCATCCTGCCCGTCATGGAGAACGGCCACAAGGCGAGCAACACCCACTACTTCCTGCTCCCCAAGAGACCCGCCTACCTGGACAAACTGGAAAAGTTTCTGACCGATCCGCCGGCCGGACGAGGAGGTGAGCCGGCCTCGAGGTCAGACGGGGACGGTCAAAGCAAATGGAGGACACCCATCGACCTGGTGTAA